A section of the Humulus lupulus chromosome 2, drHumLupu1.1, whole genome shotgun sequence genome encodes:
- the LOC133819114 gene encoding proteasome subunit beta type-2-B yields MECVFGLVGNGFAMVVADTSAVNSILVHKSNEDKIMVLDSHKLVAASGESGDRVQFTEYIQKNVSLYQFRNGIPLTTAAAANFTRGELATALRKNPYTVNILMAGYDKETGPSLFYIDYIATLHKLEKGAFGYGSYFSLSMMDRHYHSGMSVEEAVELVDKCIIEIRSRLVVAPPNFVIKIVDKDGARQYAWRESIKDASVVPSA; encoded by the exons atggaGTGCGTATTCGGACTGGTTGGGAATGGATTCGCCATGGTTGTGGCAGACACATCGGCCGTGAACAGCATATTGGTCCACAAATCCAACGAGGACAAGATCATGGTCCTCGATTCACACAAGCTCGTGGCCGCTAGTGGAGAGTCCGGTGACAG GGTTCAGTTCACTGAGTACATTCAGAAGAACGTGTCTTTGTACCAATTCCGTAATGGGATTCCGTTGACCACTGCTGCCGCCGCGAACTTTACTCGGGGTGAGCTCGCCACCGCTTTACGAAAG aatcCCTACACTGTGAACATTCTTATGGCTGGTTATGACAAGGAGACAGGCCCATCTTTGTTCTACATCGATTACATTGCAACACTTCATAAACTTGAGAAGGGAGCATTCGGTTATGGATCCTACTTTTCACTCTCGATGATGGACAGACACTACCACAGTGGCATGTCAGTGGAAGAAGCAGTTGAGTTGGTCGATAAATGCATCATTGAGATTCGATCCAGACTAGTTGTGGCACCTCCAAACTTTGTGATCAAGATTGTCGACAAAGATGGAGCAAGGCAGTATGCTTGGCGTGAATCGATCAAGGATGCTAGTGTTGTTCCTTCTGCTTAA